TTCCTTACAATTGCTATGCTATTCAGTTCATAGGCGATTGGTGTATAAATACAACCTTTGTATTTAAACTATCTATTTATTCAGCGAATAGAGGAAAGAAAGTTGACTTAAAATATGAAAGTGTTCCAATTTTTCTCGTTAAGGAGTTGATATCGCCTTTGTCTAAAAATAAACATACAGGAATGACAATAGCTGCGATTGGTTCTATTCCATTAATTTTAGTGTTAGGTAACTCTATGCTTATCCCGATTCTTCCAAAGATAAAGGCTGAACTAAATTTGACACAATTTAAAGTCAGCTTAATTATTACTGTTTTTTCTGTTGCCGCAGCGATTTCCATTCCGTTACTAGGGTATTTGTCCGATCGGTTTACCCGAAAAGCCATTATTATTCCCTCATTAATTTTGTATGGAGCAGGAGGACTGTTAGCCGGTTTTGCTGCCGCATGGTTTTCACATGCATACATGTGGATTTTAACTGGAAGGGTTATTCAAGGTATAGGGGCAGCTGGAACAGCGCCTATAGCCATGGCTTTAACCGGAGACTTGTTTAAGGGAGGCCAGCAAAGTAAAGTACTTGGATTGGTTGAAGCATCCAACGGATTTGGAAAAGTTATTTCACCCATTATTGGTTCTTTAATCGCTTTAATTATTTGGTATGCTGCTTTCTTTGTATTTCCAATCTTTTGTTTAATCTCCATTTTATTGACAATATTTTTTATAAAAGAAAAACGAACGAAAAATGATCATCTGCCTGTTAAAAACTATGTAAAGGGGTTGTTTACAGTCTTCAAGCATGAAGGCCGATGGCTCTTTACGGCCTATTTAGCAGGAGCAACTTGTTTATTTACTTTGTTTGGAATCCTTTTTTATATCTCTGATATCGTAGAGAAAACCTACAAAATAGACGGGGTACTAAAGGGGGCGATATTAGCCATTCCGTTGCTTTTTATGACAACCACTTCCTACATAACAGGCAACAAAATTGGCAAGAAAATGAAACTAATGAAACAG
This sequence is a window from Bacillus sp. (in: firmicutes). Protein-coding genes within it:
- a CDS encoding MFS transporter → MSKNKHTGMTIAAIGSIPLILVLGNSMLIPILPKIKAELNLTQFKVSLIITVFSVAAAISIPLLGYLSDRFTRKAIIIPSLILYGAGGLLAGFAAAWFSHAYMWILTGRVIQGIGAAGTAPIAMALTGDLFKGGQQSKVLGLVEASNGFGKVISPIIGSLIALIIWYAAFFVFPIFCLISILLTIFFIKEKRTKNDHLPVKNYVKGLFTVFKHEGRWLFTAYLAGATCLFTLFGILFYISDIVEKTYKIDGVLKGAILAIPLLFMTTTSYITGNKIGKKMKLMKQLIIIGLLLMTVSFSTLVFFDRLIPFLSILVISSIGTGLVLPCINSFITGAVSADRRGFVTSLYGSVRFLGAAIGPPIYGLLMEWSKTGMFLSTAGLTLIVAILCLFLIRVKKQGSPEESSDSLFQKLQFT